One Dermacentor silvarum isolate Dsil-2018 chromosome 10, BIME_Dsil_1.4, whole genome shotgun sequence genomic window carries:
- the LOC125941104 gene encoding uncharacterized protein LOC125941104: MKPYEDNVRREGTSQQVASVVQPEPAMLHEDEWDLEIPVVDAMLPANCHSAQPSCVLGPRAQVPGTEEADGVPSTNEPVPVPTELGVETPLFVPVDGKLLKQPVEQCSERKQMLMY; encoded by the exons ATGAAGCCATATGAG GACAATGTGCGCAGAGAGGGGACATCACAGCAGGTGGCCAGTGTTGTGCAACCAGAACCTGCCATGCTGCATGAG GACGAGTGGGATCTCGAGATTCCTGTAGTGGATGCGATGCTGCCTGCCAATTGCCATTCAGCACAGCCCAGCTGTGTCCTTGGGCCTCGTGCACAGGTGCCAGGCACCGAGGAAGCTGATGGTGTGCCTTCCACAAAT GAGCCTGTCCCAGTACCTACTGAGCTGGGTGTGGAAACACCATTGTTCGTGCCAGTTGATGGAAAG TTGTTGAAACAGCCAGTGGAGCAGTGCTCTGAAAGGAAACAGATGCTGATGTACTAG
- the LOC119431805 gene encoding uncharacterized protein LOC119431805, with product MHCVLLGVARQLTEFWLDSANSQEPFYIGTPSTLAKLDKRLLSICPPHCFTRLPRSLADRCFWKASEWKNWLLYYSLPTVLGVLPPRFWRHVSMLAEAIFTLLKSEISPTDLQRAGQLLQPFVSRAASLYGTRFMTFNVHQLRHLTSSVENLGPLGPTRHFPLKQGMGS from the exons ATGCACTGTGTGCTGCTTGGAGTGGCACGACAGCTTACTGAGTTTTGGCTGGACAGTGCAAACTCCCAGGAGCCGTTCTACATTG GCACTCCTTCAACTCTAGCCAAGCTGGACAAACGTCTCCTGAGTATTTGCCCACCCCACTGTTTCACACGGCTACCAAGGTCCTTGGCAGACAGGTGCTTCTGGAAGGCGAGCGAGTGGAAGAACTGGCTGCTCTACTACTCTCTGCCAACAGTACTTGGAGTGCTGCCACCGCGGTTCTGGAGGCACGTGTCAATGCTGGCTGAAGCCATTTTCACTCTGCTCAAGAGTGAAATTTCACCAACTGATCTTCAGCGGGCAG GTCAGCTGCTTCAGCCGTTTGTGTCAAGAGCTGCAAGCCTCTATGGGACTCGCTTCATGACCTTCAATGTCCACCAGTTACGCCATCTGACGTCGAGCGTGGAGAATCTGGGTCCCCTTGGGCCAACTCGGCATTTCCCTTTGAAACAGGGAATGGGAAGCTGA